The DNA region TCAGCCAATGTCGCCTCCGGCTTTGGACCGCACGGCGAAGATTTGCTTGGCAAAAGATCCGGATGAGCGCTTTCAGTCGGCGCACGACGTGAAGCTGCAGCTGGAATGGATACGCGACGCGGGTTCGCAGGCAGGAGTACCCGCGCCGGTTGTTGCACACCGGAAAACGCGTGAGCGAATTGCGTGGGCGGCGGCAGCACTGTTGTTGGTCGTCGCTGGGATTTTCGCTGCAGGGTTTTTCTTGCGCATGCCTCAGCAACTCTCGTTTGAGGCCTACGTTCTCCCGCCGAACCAAAGCAACTTCACTCTAGGGGAAGACGATGCGGCGGGTCCAGTAGTCCTCTCCAAAGACGGGAAGCACATCGCATTTGTCGCGGCGGACGCTCAAGGGAAAACACATCTTTTCGTGCGCGCACTCGATGACAAGGACGCGCAGATGATCTCAGGTACGGAGGGAGCAGAATATCCGTTCTGGTCTCCTGACGGGGAATCGCTGGGTTTCTTCAGCAACGGAAAGCTGCGGCGCGTCCCAGCAAATGGTGGTCCTGTTCTGGACATTTGCGACGTGGTGCGGCCTCGCGGAGGCACCTGGGGCACAGACGACACCATCCTGATTGCACCGGATATAACCGCAGGCCTTTCCCGCGTGCACGCCGGCCCGGGCTCTGTTCCAGTTGAAGTCACAAAACTTTCACCGGAGCACACCACGAATCGCTGGCCAGTGCTGCTGCCCGACGGAAAGCATTTCATCTATCTTGCAATCAGCCATTCCGATCCGTACGCCAGCGCGCAGAACGGAATCTATTTTGCATCACTCGACGGCAAAGAAAATCGCTTCGTGGTGGCGGCGGAATCGAATGCGGTGTACGCACACGGCCAATTGCTCCGTGTTCAGAATGGCTCTTTGCTCGCAACCGCTTTTGATCCGAGCACAGGACGGACCAGCGGAGAGACAGCCGCCTTAGCTGCGGACGTGGGCTTTAATGTTTCCACATGGCGCGCCGCTTTTGACGCCAGCGATAACGGCGTACTGGTATATCAGCCGGCCATGGGGGCGGGAAGCTCGAAATTGATTATCTTCAACCGGGATGGCAAACCGGAACAAACCATCAGTGAAACAGGGCGCGCGATAGATGTGCGGCTCTCGCCGGATGGCCATAGAGTGGCAGTCTACGAAGGAGGAGGTGCGGAAGGATTCAGCGCGTGGAATCTGGACTTGGACAAGAACACGCGCATGCGCCTTACCTTCGGATTGATTACGCAGGGGATGGCGTGGTCAGCGGATGGGCGCGCACTCTATTACGCCTCATTCATCCCCAATTCGGCAACTGACTCCAAAGGGTCTTACCGGATCGTGCGCAAGGCTGTGGATGGCACGGGCAAGGAGGAAACACTGCTGGAGTCGGAAGACCGCATCAACTTGTCGGACGTTTCTCCAGACGGTCAGAACTTCTTGTTTGAAAAGGTATACAAAGCTCTGCCTGCCACGACGACGTGGATTACTTCTCTGTCCCCCGGAGCCAAGGCTCGACCGCTGATCGAGGAGCCGATCGGCACCTACTGTGGCGGCTTTTCTCCGGATGGCAAATGGGTGCTCTATGACTCGTCAGAAACCGGCCGCTACGAACTGTACGCCATGTCACTCAGCCGGGGCGGCAGGCAGCAACTGACGAGCACCGGCGCATTGTTCTGGCGATGGCGCGGCGACGGCAAGGCCATCGATTACACCAGGGATGACGGAACAGTCTTTGAACTGCCGGTCAGCGAAACCGCCAGCCAGCTCGTCGCCGGAGCGCCGCATATGCTTTTTAAGATGGGCGCGCCGGTCACCACGTCCTTCTTCGGGCGCAGTTGGGATGCCACGAAGGACGGGCAGCACTTCATCGTCGTAACCAGTGGCGAGCAAGCAAACGGCGCGACGGCCGTGCTCGTGACCAACTGGCCAGCGCTGCTAAAGAAGCAATGATGAGTAAGGAGCTAAAAAGAAACCGAGTGTGATAATTCAATGAGCATCGCGAACGGGACAAAACTCGGGCCGTATGAAATTGTCGCGCCGCTGGGCGCGGGTGGAATGGGAGAAGTGTATCGCGCGAGGGATACGCGGCTCGGACGCGACGTGGCGATCAAGGTTTTGCCGGAAGCGTTTGCACGCGACGCGGAACGCATGGCGCGGCTGCGGCGCGAAGCGCAGGTGCTGGCGTCGCTCAATCATCCGAACATTGCGGCGATTTATGGATTCGAGGATTCCGGCGGGACGCACGCGCTGGTGATGGAATTGGTTGAAGGGCCGACACTGGCCGAGCGCATCAAAGCGGGAGCCATTCCTCTCGATGAAGCGCTGGCGATGGCCAAGCAAATCGCGGATGGATTGGAATACGCGCACGAGCGCGGAATTGTGCATCGCGATTTGAAACCGGCAAATATAAAAATCACAAACAGCGATGCGGTGAAGATTCTGGACTTTGGATTGGCGAAGGCGCTGGAGAACGATCCTGCCGCAGTGGACATTTCGAGTTCGCCGACGATCAGCCGGATGGCGACGCAGGCGGGAATCATTCTGGGTACCGCGGCATATATGTCGCCGGAGCAAGCGAAAGGCAAGACGGTAGACCGGCGAACGGATATTTGGGCGTTTGGGTGCGTGCTATATGAAATGCTGACGGGCAAGATGGCGTTCAGCGGCGAGACGGTGACGGACACGCTGGCGGCGGTGATTAAGAGCGAGCCGGAATGGAACGCGTTGCCTGCGACGACGCCGGCGCGGATTTGCGAACTGCTGGTGCGTTGCTTGAAGAAAGAGGCGCGGCAGCGAGTGCAATCGATCGGCGACGCCCGTATCGCCATCGAGGAAGTTCTCACCGGCGGAACTGGGCAATACGAATCGGCGGAATCGGGCGGCGTAAAACCGCCCCTACAAAATGCGCGGCGGCGCGCGCTGCCGTGGGCAACGGCGGGCGTGCTCGCGATTGGGATGATTGCGCTTGCAGTGGCATACGTGCAGAAACTGCGAACGCGCGCCCCGCATGTGATCGCGCTTAATATGCCGCTCACAGATATGGCTTCACTTCCCTTGATGGCGCTCTCACACGATGGGCGTGGCTTCGCATACTTAGCCCAGAAGAACGATCGGTGGGTGCTGGCGATTCGTTCGATGGAAACGGGTGCAGTTCATTACTACGGCGCCGCCGGGCCAGTCGCCCTTGCGTGGTCTCCAGACGACCGCTTTGTGTTCTTTGAAACGACTGGGGAATGCTTAACGTTGGATGTGATCAGCGGCGTAACCAGCGATTTCGCTCTAAACGAGGAGCGGATCCTCGGAGCGGCATGGATGCCAAACGGACGCGGTTTGCTGGCAGGAGGCGGCCCGAGAGGCATCCTGGAGATCAATAGCTCAAACAAAGAAACGCAGACGTTAATCAAGGCTGACGACGGTTCTGACTACGTTAGTCCCATGATGGTGGATTCCGGGCATTTCTTGTTCAGCGCCAAGAAGGTTGGGGCGGACACGTTCCATGTGATGCTCAGCACGCTGGATGGAAAATCAGTCCGCGAGCTTCCGATCACCTCCCACAGACCGGCCGATTATGCAAATGGCTACGTGTTCTTCACCAACGGCGACGCTTTGATGGCACAAGCTTTGCAGACAGACGGAACTCTCGGGGAATCTGTCCAGATTGCTAATCACCTGGCCATTGAAGTCGAATGGTTGCCAGCTTTTACAGTTTCGCAAGACGGGGCCATTGTCTACGAAGACGGAACTGGGGGAGCCGAAGAGCTCCACCTGTTGGACCGAACTGGCAAAGCCTCGGAACTGCCTCTGGGCGATGGCGCGTTCAACAACCCGCGCTTCTCGCCCGATGGCAAGTTTATTGCTTATGATCAAAGCGACACCAAGGGAAATCGAGACGTGTGGATTTACAACCTTGCGCTCCGGCAGGCCACGCGTTTTTCACTTGGCGGACAGAACAGCGATGCTATCTGGTCGCCGGACGGAAAGCAAATCGCATACAGCATAGTGAGCAATGGTGACTTTGAGATTGTAGCGCGGCCTGCCAACGGAGCATCTGGCGAGCGTGTACTCGTTCGTAGATCGCGGTGGATGTTTCCGCGCGATTGGTCGCCGGATGGGAAATTCCTCGTTTACGACCAGTACGCCGCGGACAACTCCTCCGTCTGGAGGATTGCCGTTGCCGCGG from Candidatus Acidiferrales bacterium includes:
- a CDS encoding protein kinase encodes the protein MSIANGTKLGPYEIVAPLGAGGMGEVYRARDTRLGRDVAIKVLPEAFARDAERMARLRREAQVLASLNHPNIAAIYGFEDSGGTHALVMELVEGPTLAERIKAGAIPLDEALAMAKQIADGLEYAHERGIVHRDLKPANIKITNSDAVKILDFGLAKALENDPAAVDISSSPTISRMATQAGIILGTAAYMSPEQAKGKTVDRRTDIWAFGCVLYEMLTGKMAFSGETVTDTLAAVIKSEPEWNALPATTPARICELLVRCLKKEARQRVQSIGDARIAIEEVLTGGTGQYESAESGGVKPPLQNARRRALPWATAGVLAIGMIALAVAYVQKLRTRAPHVIALNMPLTDMASLPLMALSHDGRGFAYLAQKNDRWVLAIRSMETGAVHYYGAAGPVALAWSPDDRFVFFETTGECLTLDVISGVTSDFALNEERILGAAWMPNGRGLLAGGGPRGILEINSSNKETQTLIKADDGSDYVSPMMVDSGHFLFSAKKVGADTFHVMLSTLDGKSVRELPITSHRPADYANGYVFFTNGDALMAQALQTDGTLGESVQIANHLAIEVEWLPAFTVSQDGAIVYEDGTGGAEELHLLDRTGKASELPLGDGAFNNPRFSPDGKFIAYDQSDTKGNRDVWIYNLALRQATRFSLGGQNSDAIWSPDGKQIAYSIVSNGDFEIVARPANGASGERVLVRRSRWMFPRDWSPDGKFLVYDQYAADNSSVWRIAVAAASTPSEYIPGNGFSKAAERISPDGKWIVYESTESGETQVYLESFPERSGKWQVSTGGGMQPRWSGDGRKVYFLSPDNKIMAADMAFTASGPQVTKISELFSVPPSLIAGGNPMDVTRDGSHFVLNARHGDASHSLKVLLNWPALLKKQ